A window of Saccharomyces paradoxus chromosome XI, complete sequence contains these coding sequences:
- the RPC25 gene encoding DNA-directed RNA polymerase III subunit RPC25 (RNA polymerase III subunit C25~similar to YKL144C), producing the protein MFILSKIADLVRIPPDQFHRDTISAITHQLNNKFANKIIPNVGLCITIYDLLTVEEGQLKPGDGSSYINVTFRAIVFKPFLGEIVTGWISKCTAEGIKVSLLGIFDDIFIPQNMLFEGCYYTPEESAWIWPMDEETKLYFDVNEKIRFRIEREVFVDVKPKSPKERELEERAQLEKEIEGKNEETPQNEKPPAYALLGSCQTDGMGLVSWWE; encoded by the coding sequence ATGTTTATCCTCTCAAAAATTGCAGACTTGGTACGAATCCCGCCTGATCAATTCCATCGCGATACAATATCGGCAATCACTCATCAGTTAAATAATAAGTTCGCCAACAAGATTATTCCCAATGTCGGTCTTTGTATTACGATTTACGACCTATTAACCGTCGAAGAAGGCCAATTGAAGCCGGGCGATGGATCTTCCTATATTAACGTTACATTTCGAGCCATCGTCTTCAAACCGTTTTTAGGTGAAATAGTAACTGGTTGGATTTCTAAATGTACAGCAGAAGGTATAAAAGTTTCATTGTTAGGTATATTTGACGACATTTTTATTCCGCAGAATATGTTATTTGAAGGGTGCTATTATACGCCTGAAGAAAGTGCATGGATTTGGCCAATGGAtgaagaaacaaaactaTACTTCGAtgtaaatgaaaaaattagattTAGAATCGAAAGAGAAGTCTTTGTTGACGTGAAGCCTAAATCACCCAAAGAACGAGAATTGGAGGAAAGAGCTCAATTAGAGAAAGAGATTGAAgggaaaaatgaagaaactCCTCAGAACGAAAAACCTCCAGCATATGCCCTACTAGGTAGTTGTCAAACAGATGGCATGGGACTTGTTAGTTGGTGGGAATGA